A part of Helicobacter fennelliae genomic DNA contains:
- a CDS encoding cytochrome ubiquinol oxidase subunit I, whose amino-acid sequence MDLHVDWSRAQFGLTAIYHFLFVPLTLGLSFIVAIMESIYVKTNNPQWRTITKFWLTLFAINFAIGVATGLIMEFEFGTNWANYSWFVGDIFGAPLAIEGIFAFFLEATFFAVMFFGWDRVSKKFHLLSTWLVAIGSNLSAFWILVANGWMQYPVGTIFNPNTARNEMADILEVIFSPVAISKFLHTIASGYVIASLFVMGISAWFLLKNKESKEVLMAKKSLVVGASFGLLTSMFLFFSGDESAYQVTQKQPLKLAAMEGIYDGEHRAGLIAFGILNPAKKPGDSEPTFLFDITIPYALSILGQRDTQGFIPGINDLIYGNKEKNIESVSERMLRGQIALKALSQYQELKKQNGVENEELAQIVQENMKDFGYGYLKAPEDAVPPVALTFYSFHIMVALGSAFFVLFIIALYLAMTNDIARFRKVLWLCVIAIPFGYVAAEAGWIVAEVGRQPWAIQNLLPVHIAATNLSHTNIQISFFLFLALFSTLLLAEVGIMIRAIKKGFGAHVGHLVDSVDSIDFTTRAESNTKSAR is encoded by the coding sequence ATGGATTTGCATGTTGATTGGAGCAGGGCGCAGTTTGGTTTGACTGCGATCTATCACTTTTTATTTGTGCCGCTGACTTTGGGGCTCTCATTTATCGTGGCGATAATGGAGAGCATTTATGTAAAGACTAATAACCCGCAGTGGCGCACCATTACAAAGTTTTGGCTCACGCTCTTTGCGATAAATTTCGCTATTGGCGTGGCAACTGGGCTTATTATGGAGTTTGAATTTGGGACAAACTGGGCGAATTACAGCTGGTTTGTGGGCGATATATTTGGCGCGCCTTTGGCGATTGAGGGGATTTTTGCGTTTTTCTTGGAGGCGACATTTTTTGCGGTTATGTTTTTTGGCTGGGATCGCGTCTCAAAGAAATTCCATCTGCTCTCCACTTGGCTAGTGGCCATTGGGAGTAACTTAAGTGCATTTTGGATTCTCGTGGCAAATGGCTGGATGCAGTATCCTGTGGGCACGATCTTTAACCCAAACACCGCACGCAATGAAATGGCAGATATCCTTGAAGTAATTTTCTCCCCTGTGGCAATCAGCAAGTTTTTGCACACCATTGCCAGTGGCTATGTAATTGCCTCGCTCTTTGTGATGGGCATCAGTGCGTGGTTTTTGCTTAAAAATAAAGAGAGCAAAGAAGTGCTTATGGCGAAAAAAAGCCTTGTTGTGGGGGCTAGCTTTGGCTTGCTTACCTCAATGTTTTTATTTTTTAGCGGAGATGAAAGCGCGTATCAGGTTACTCAAAAGCAGCCACTAAAGCTTGCGGCAATGGAGGGAATCTATGATGGCGAGCACAGAGCTGGGCTTATTGCCTTTGGGATTTTAAATCCCGCTAAAAAGCCCGGTGATAGTGAGCCGACATTTTTGTTTGACATCACCATTCCCTATGCGCTCTCAATCCTCGGTCAGCGCGACACACAGGGCTTTATCCCGGGCATTAATGACCTCATCTATGGCAATAAAGAAAAAAACATAGAATCTGTGAGCGAGCGCATGCTACGCGGGCAAATCGCACTTAAAGCCCTTAGCCAATACCAAGAGCTAAAAAAACAAAATGGCGTGGAAAATGAGGAGCTCGCCCAAATCGTGCAAGAAAATATGAAAGACTTTGGCTATGGCTATTTAAAAGCGCCTGAGGATGCTGTGCCTCCTGTGGCGCTGACATTTTATAGCTTTCATATTATGGTAGCCCTTGGCAGCGCGTTTTTTGTGCTTTTCATCATCGCGCTGTATTTGGCTATGACAAACGATATAGCGCGATTCCGCAAGGTTTTGTGGCTGTGTGTGATTGCCATTCCGTTTGGCTATGTCGCAGCAGAGGCGGGCTGGATCGTCGCAGAAGTGGGGCGCCAGCCATGGGCGATACAGAACTTGCTGCCTGTGCATATCGCTGCGACAAACCTTTCACACACAAATATTCAAATCTCGTTTTTCCTATTCCTTGCGCTCTTTAGCACGCTTTTGCTCGCAGAGGTAGGGATTATGATTCGCGCGATTAAAAAAGGCTTTGGCGCGCACGTGGGGCATTTGGTGGATTCTGTGGATTCTATAGATTTCACAACGCGCGCAGAATCTAACACAAAATCTGCGCGTTAA
- a CDS encoding DUF4492 domain-containing protein — translation MLRNLINFYAQGFRNMKLGKILWKIIFIKLFVLFVLLRFFVYDGSLKDIGDERAKSAFVLENLTKEQSFSQNTTHAIKE, via the coding sequence ATGCTAAGAAACCTCATAAATTTCTACGCTCAAGGCTTTAGAAATATGAAGCTTGGGAAGATTCTATGGAAAATCATTTTTATCAAACTTTTTGTGCTTTTTGTGCTCTTGCGCTTTTTTGTCTATGATGGCTCGCTCAAAGACATCGGCGATGAGCGCGCAAAGAGCGCATTTGTGCTGGAGAATCTCACAAAAGAGCAGAGCTTTAGTCAAAACACCACACATGCCATAAAGGAGTAG
- a CDS encoding DNA-methyltransferase, which yields MSVFAYDHNLGTDNNPATHFHILNQDCRKAFKDLKDSSIDFIVTDPPYFIDGMGSEWNDTNLQKKASKSGVIGSLPVGMKFDRMQGVRLQEFMQPLCEEFFRVLKPGGFCVVFSQARLYHRMAMPLDLAGFEIRDMLAWKYEGQAKAFSQVHFIKKDKTLSKEQKERLIAEMQDLKTPQLKPQIEPMVLAQKPRIGTFVENYQVYKLGLINSKESLDGKFPGNVMEISKHIRDNESGEKIAHLTRKPVALISHLIKLFTQKGQVVLDPFLGSGSSALAALQNERKFIGFEIEKKYCDMALQRIQNELAK from the coding sequence ATGAGTGTTTTTGCCTATGACCACAACTTAGGCACCGATAATAATCCCGCCACACATTTTCACATCTTAAACCAAGATTGTAGAAAAGCTTTTAAGGATTTAAAGGATAGTTCTATTGATTTTATAGTAACCGATCCGCCATATTTCATTGATGGTATGGGGAGCGAATGGAATGATACAAATTTACAAAAAAAGGCGAGTAAAAGTGGTGTTATAGGTAGTTTGCCTGTTGGAATGAAATTTGATAGAATGCAAGGTGTGAGGTTGCAAGAATTTATGCAACCTTTATGTGAGGAATTTTTTAGAGTATTAAAACCCGGTGGTTTTTGTGTGGTGTTTTCCCAAGCCAGACTTTATCATAGAATGGCAATGCCTTTAGATTTAGCAGGTTTTGAAATTAGAGATATGCTTGCTTGGAAATATGAAGGACAGGCAAAAGCCTTTTCGCAAGTGCATTTTATAAAAAAAGATAAAACATTAAGCAAGGAACAAAAAGAAAGGCTCATTGCTGAAATGCAGGATTTAAAAACTCCTCAGCTAAAACCTCAAATAGAGCCTATGGTTTTGGCTCAGAAGCCTCGCATTGGCACTTTTGTTGAAAATTATCAAGTTTATAAACTTGGACTTATAAATAGCAAAGAAAGTTTAGATGGCAAATTTCCGGGCAATGTTATGGAGATTTCTAAACATATAAGAGATAATGAAAGCGGTGAAAAAATAGCTCATCTTACAAGAAAACCAGTTGCTTTGATTTCACACTTGATAAAACTTTTTACTCAAAAAGGACAAGTCGTGCTAGACCCATTTTTAGGCAGCGGTTCCTCAGCCCTAGCAGCTTTACAAAATGAACGCAAATTTATAGGTTTTGAGATAGAAAAAAAGTATTGTGATATGGCTTTACAAAGAATACAAAACGAGCTTGCAAAATGA
- a CDS encoding PBECR2 nuclease fold domain-containing protein: MNSLPELIENANLRMGENRAFLETADKTALIALDYKEQEKKWITTASDNYQSPPLQPNRTESGLNTSPSSVSEASGDLKNSTTKAQKSVFQKLNPNQLQAQKLEAQAKEARERQNARAIADKRAQILRDKEQAEGKSVLEATMLTKQDDIPYTPLKETSIALDNTQPFNAHYAIININDIKPKFDFGGTQGRTSIQQNVIDNIKSNLRPELLLNQEGGFNGLPLILSDGQVLVGNHRAKALSEILSEPNNSLKSQLEQKFGVKLKDDEMIVRRLDDNQDLDRAKALAYQSNVGRESSIGEKSLALVAKYKDDFVKLPEFIDAKSPEEAKNIIAKTLSPENAGLNRDETALALLTHLSKSNSHSNIIEALDSIKGSAQDKSILVNMFVDNVGGFYNIAKDPTLKNINLNNYLLGAIISTSKKSLSRADDYNDIIARIKNFDDLTKEGKDTSMALNPSFFDDLKSQILGAGLSKFLRQENPSTALFDFLKNAKSDLQEMLSPSLFDSNGKSLSDADMEDFLALLISQGQKSKEQSELISLLPKLKELEDNYKSKPKQSIAANPQSSVSKVESSLDISAKAQYHKGVESSDIIFDFTKGKEHTVTKEVQQQWLETFNLKNLDEAYIPNFTPEVKQALDSVLNGKDIELRFGSLVKLINKDRLDIIPKIKEVLETPNKVLDDGRGILFIKEFVDSDKNRYFMSVAKNYDGEWIFSSHVRRELSNIENKIKQSKVLYDKGFKGEEVAGVSDMLESGGTTTKPSDLQIEYPANHSSGINPKPNPTTKAEISKELESKSTIPQTTQEIIKQAKASGKSVKETKELIQKNKELQEHKESTPQKVESSLDISAKAQYHKGVDSSDIIFDFTKGKEHTVTKEVQQQWLETFNLKNLDEAYIPNFTPEVKQALDSILQGEDIKLYAGSLVKLIKENRLKYLDRIKPTLEQPQRIILQNDGALIFARNFGEEKYFTSVARNDNGEWIIRSNAPKAENGLNNKISAGGKEIYNSQAANQINAHNPYDDIAKSNIKLDNNIIPQTTQEIIKQAKASGKSVKETKELIDKNKELQEHIESTPQKVDNSTSQSLAQTKLSPSAQAKKALRAKQAKQIYEFFTAKGTNKDKITTLENFSDFMFELNKKLDRKWQFLEQQSPNDLAKYKQILTEGIEQAEQVGRISPKQKQRALQDLDLLIDNFSYIKDTHIYSFHPSKVSETLHKIQYKAYDLEDLSDDEFMKILLDKKLPKTLDEDFEREFSKRKDRIYPFLKPMLAKDNYLEYISEQNLKDFFYKGVLRDEAIPEMIAKEKGVKIQDLSIAKIQDFKINSPRQSIEQALEIKPLSEFGTNYAEFYRDGQGAVKKLLAEKQGQVAGAFYRDDLAKSTGTGEIDLVWGDEKIGLKKIIEKHLSDFADFKGDTAQDKLANALGEIIANGKIVENAGVNTIIYKIGNDEFRVGLSKGFNGAGDNQWIITAYQRSRQAQNFDQVANKVQSGNNLSTSGNDESIARRRTNLPSSQSEVEKATSTNTNNIIPQQTIESTMQKFHYDEKKAKDLLEWHKDSSPITKNEDGTPKVFYHGSGNEFEIFDMSKSNNGWGFWFANNYGMASEYDNLGKGKIYEVFINTKKPFNLLDESVSKNDIKRIIGDDLMNEIYDRQGYLKNYDTWEKEDIVELRAMLMPDGLDNYMYALNVKELKWGKKIRQKLQAAGYDSIIGSKDDPRKYIVVFDNKQIKSIDNKDSWTDSAGKITKEKPSDESARHSYFNAQSPNILQSNPHLGAGLVGGTLNGLETDEDGNITGFDPVKFAMGFLGGSLGSKAVSKIYNNKSAQRHATLAIKSIQQDYKALSEKNPIMFAKIMQKIDTRDFLKGKKQVEEVSKDIFNKELAQAIESALQNGKVEVMPKAQFRNKEEFAALFDSVSGNKGIMQTPYKEVKADIKSAWKHFTYNTHNTDRENIKGGFFKTFKDPLFIVEQAREGQSSPDKVVLVCISISHFMMRIKS, translated from the coding sequence GTGAATTCTTTGCCTGAGTTGATAGAAAATGCAAATTTAAGAATGGGTGAAAATAGAGCTTTTTTAGAAACCGCAGATAAAACAGCTTTAATAGCACTTGACTACAAAGAGCAAGAGAAAAAATGGATAACAACAGCGTCCGATAATTATCAATCGCCTCCACTTCAGCCTAACCGCACCGAAAGCGGACTTAATACTAGCCCTTCAAGCGTGAGTGAGGCTAGTGGCGATTTAAAAAATTCTACCACAAAAGCTCAAAAAAGTGTATTCCAAAAACTAAATCCTAACCAACTCCAAGCCCAAAAGCTAGAAGCACAGGCAAAAGAAGCTAGAGAGCGACAAAACGCTAGAGCTATAGCCGACAAACGCGCACAGATTTTGCGCGACAAAGAGCAGGCTGAAGGCAAAAGTGTGCTTGAAGCTACAATGCTTACAAAGCAAGATGATATACCCTACACACCACTAAAAGAGACAAGCATAGCGCTTGATAATACCCAGCCTTTCAACGCGCATTATGCAATCATCAATATCAATGATATTAAGCCTAAATTTGACTTTGGAGGCACGCAAGGGCGCACTTCAATCCAGCAAAATGTAATCGATAATATCAAATCAAATCTCCGACCCGAGCTTTTACTCAATCAAGAGGGCGGGTTTAATGGATTGCCTTTGATTCTTAGTGATGGGCAAGTGCTTGTAGGCAATCACAGAGCCAAAGCCCTAAGTGAAATCCTAAGCGAGCCAAACAACAGCCTCAAAAGCCAATTAGAGCAAAAATTTGGTGTAAAACTCAAAGATGATGAGATGATTGTGCGAAGACTTGATGATAATCAAGACCTCGACCGCGCAAAAGCCCTTGCCTATCAAAGCAATGTCGGCAGAGAAAGCTCAATCGGCGAGAAAAGCTTAGCTCTTGTAGCAAAGTATAAAGATGATTTTGTGAAATTGCCAGAGTTTATCGATGCGAAAAGCCCAGAAGAAGCCAAAAACATCATCGCCAAAACACTAAGCCCAGAAAACGCAGGGCTCAATCGTGATGAAACAGCCCTAGCACTGCTGACACACCTAAGCAAATCAAACAGCCACTCAAACATCATCGAAGCACTCGATAGCATAAAAGGTAGCGCACAGGACAAAAGCATATTAGTGAATATGTTTGTAGATAATGTCGGAGGATTTTATAATATCGCAAAAGACCCTACACTCAAAAATATCAATCTCAACAACTATCTTTTAGGTGCAATTATCTCTACAAGTAAAAAATCACTTAGCAGGGCTGATGATTATAACGACATAATCGCAAGAATCAAAAACTTTGATGATCTCACAAAAGAAGGCAAAGATACTTCAATGGCACTAAATCCTAGCTTTTTTGATGATCTCAAATCCCAAATCTTAGGCGCAGGGCTTTCAAAATTCCTGCGTCAAGAAAATCCAAGCACCGCGCTTTTTGACTTCCTCAAAAATGCCAAATCTGATCTGCAAGAAATGCTCTCTCCAAGCCTTTTTGATAGCAATGGCAAATCTTTAAGCGATGCGGATATGGAGGATTTTTTAGCTCTACTTATCTCTCAAGGACAAAAAAGCAAAGAGCAAAGCGAGCTTATATCACTACTTCCAAAGCTAAAAGAGCTTGAGGATAATTACAAGTCAAAGCCAAAGCAAAGTATAGCAGCTAATCCACAAAGCAGTGTATCCAAAGTAGAATCTAGCTTAGATATTTCGGCTAAGGCTCAATATCACAAGGGAGTGGAATCTAGTGATATTATTTTTGACTTTACAAAAGGTAAAGAACACACGGTTACAAAAGAAGTGCAACAGCAATGGTTAGAAACTTTTAATCTAAAAAACCTTGATGAAGCTTATATCCCTAACTTTACTCCTGAAGTAAAACAAGCTTTAGATTCTGTATTAAATGGCAAGGATATTGAGCTTAGATTTGGTAGTCTTGTTAAGCTTATAAATAAAGATAGGCTAGATATTATACCAAAGATTAAGGAAGTCTTAGAAACACCTAATAAAGTATTAGATGATGGCAGGGGAATTTTGTTTATAAAAGAATTTGTAGATTCTGATAAAAATCGTTACTTTATGAGTGTAGCTAAAAATTATGATGGTGAATGGATATTTAGTAGTCATGTAAGGCGAGAATTATCTAATATCGAAAATAAGATAAAGCAATCAAAAGTTTTATATGATAAAGGATTTAAGGGCGAGGAAGTTGCTGGCGTGTCTGATATGTTAGAATCGGGCGGAACTACTACTAAGCCCTCTGACTTGCAGATTGAATACCCCGCTAACCATAGTAGTGGCATAAATCCTAAACCTAATCCTACCACAAAAGCAGAAATAAGCAAAGAGCTAGAATCTAAAAGCACTATACCACAAACAACACAAGAAATAATCAAACAAGCAAAGGCAAGTGGCAAAAGTGTAAAAGAGACAAAAGAGTTAATACAAAAGAATAAGGAGCTACAAGAACATAAAGAATCTACCCCGCAAAAAGTAGAATCTAGCTTAGATATTTCGGCTAAGGCTCAATATCACAAGGGAGTGGATTCTAGCGATATTATTTTTGACTTTACAAAAGGTAAAGAACACACGGTTACAAAAGAAGTGCAACAGCAATGGTTAGAAACTTTTAATCTAAAAAACCTTGATGAAGCTTATATCCCTAACTTTACTCCTGAAGTAAAACAAGCTTTAGATTCTATCTTGCAAGGCGAAGATATTAAGCTATATGCTGGAAGCTTAGTAAAGCTTATAAAAGAGAATAGATTAAAATATTTAGATAGGATTAAACCCACACTAGAACAGCCACAAAGAATTATTCTACAAAACGATGGGGCATTGATTTTTGCTAGAAATTTTGGAGAAGAAAAATACTTCACAAGTGTAGCAAGAAATGATAATGGTGAATGGATTATTAGAAGTAACGCACCAAAAGCAGAAAATGGACTAAACAATAAAATATCAGCAGGGGGAAAAGAGATTTATAACAGCCAAGCGGCTAATCAGATTAACGCTCATAACCCTTACGATGATATAGCTAAGTCTAATATCAAACTTGACAACAACATTATACCACAAACAACACAAGAAATAATCAAACAAGCAAAGGCAAGTGGCAAAAGTGTAAAAGAGACAAAAGAGTTAATAGACAAAAATAAGGAGCTACAAGAACATATAGAATCTACCCCGCAAAAAGTAGATAATTCTACCTCTCAAAGCTTAGCCCAAACCAAACTAAGCCCAAGCGCGCAAGCCAAAAAAGCCTTGCGAGCCAAACAAGCCAAGCAAATCTATGAGTTTTTTACCGCCAAAGGCACAAACAAAGACAAAATAACAACTTTAGAAAATTTTAGCGACTTTATGTTTGAGCTTAATAAAAAACTAGATAGGAAATGGCAGTTTCTAGAGCAGCAAAGCCCTAATGACTTAGCTAAATACAAGCAAATCTTAACTGAAGGCATAGAGCAAGCAGAGCAAGTAGGACGCATAAGCCCAAAACAGAAGCAAAGGGCTTTGCAGGATTTGGATTTACTCATAGATAATTTTAGCTACATAAAAGACACTCATATATATAGCTTTCACCCAAGCAAAGTCAGCGAAACCTTACACAAAATACAATACAAAGCTTATGATTTAGAAGATTTAAGCGATGATGAGTTTATGAAAATACTGCTTGATAAAAAGTTGCCTAAAACCTTAGACGAAGACTTTGAGAGGGAATTTAGCAAGAGAAAGGATAGAATATATCCTTTTTTGAAGCCAATGCTAGCAAAAGATAACTACCTTGAATACATAAGCGAACAAAACTTAAAAGACTTCTTTTATAAGGGGGTTTTGAGAGATGAAGCTATACCTGAAATGATAGCCAAAGAAAAAGGTGTCAAAATCCAAGACTTAAGTATCGCAAAAATCCAAGACTTTAAAATAAATAGCCCAAGACAAAGCATAGAACAAGCCCTTGAAATAAAGCCTTTGAGTGAATTTGGCACAAATTACGCGGAGTTTTACAGGGACGGACAAGGTGCTGTGAAAAAACTACTTGCAGAAAAGCAAGGACAAGTCGCAGGAGCGTTTTATAGAGATGATTTAGCAAAATCCACAGGCACAGGGGAGATTGATTTAGTTTGGGGGGATGAAAAAATAGGACTTAAAAAGATAATTGAGAAACATTTAAGCGATTTTGCAGACTTTAAAGGCGACACGGCACAAGACAAACTTGCAAACGCTTTGGGCGAAATAATCGCAAATGGTAAAATCGTAGAAAATGCAGGTGTAAATACGATTATTTACAAAATCGGAAATGATGAATTTAGAGTAGGTTTATCAAAAGGCTTTAATGGTGCAGGCGATAATCAATGGATAATAACAGCATATCAAAGAAGCCGCCAAGCGCAGAATTTCGACCAAGTCGCTAACAAAGTGCAGAGTGGAAACAATCTCTCTACAAGCGGCAACGATGAGAGTATCGCTAGACGCAGGACTAACTTGCCTAGCTCGCAAAGCGAAGTTGAAAAGGCTACTTCAACAAATACTAACAACATTATACCACAACAAACCATAGAATCTACAATGCAAAAGTTTCATTATGATGAGAAAAAAGCGAAAGACTTATTAGAATGGCATAAAGACAGCAGTCCGATCACTAAAAATGAGGACGGCACGCCGAAAGTTTTTTATCACGGAAGCGGAAATGAATTTGAAATTTTTGATATGTCAAAAAGCAACAACGGCTGGGGTTTTTGGTTTGCTAACAACTATGGAATGGCAAGTGAGTATGATAATTTAGGTAAAGGCAAAATTTATGAAGTGTTTATAAATACCAAAAAACCTTTTAATTTGTTAGATGAAAGCGTAAGTAAGAACGATATAAAAAGGATAATTGGCGATGATTTAATGAATGAAATTTACGATAGACAAGGCTATTTGAAAAATTATGATACTTGGGAAAAAGAGGATATTGTAGAATTAAGAGCAATGTTAATGCCTGATGGACTTGATAACTATATGTATGCGTTAAATGTTAAAGAATTGAAATGGGGCAAAAAAATTAGGCAAAAATTACAAGCCGCAGGATATGATAGCATAATCGGTAGCAAAGATGATCCACGAAAATATATTGTAGTCTTTGATAATAAGCAAATCAAAAGCATTGACAACAAAGACAGTTGGACGGATAGTGCTGGTAAAATCACAAAAGAAAAGCCAAGCGATGAGAGTGCAAGGCATAGCTACTTTAACGCACAAAGTCCTAACATTTTACAATCTAACCCTCACTTAGGAGCGGGTTTAGTAGGCGGAACGCTAAATGGGCTTGAAACGGACGAGGACGGAAACATAACAGGCTTTGACCCTGTAAAATTTGCAATGGGCTTTTTAGGCGGAAGCTTAGGAAGCAAAGCGGTGAGTAAGATTTATAATAATAAGTCCGCACAAAGACACGCTACACTAGCTATTAAAAGCATTCAACAAGACTATAAGGCTTTGAGTGAAAAGAATCCTATAATGTTTGCTAAAATAATGCAAAAGATTGACACACGAGATTTTTTAAAAGGCAAAAAGCAAGTGGAAGAAGTAAGCAAGGATATTTTTAACAAAGAATTAGCACAAGCCATAGAATCTGCCTTGCAAAATGGCAAGGTGGAAGTAATGCCAAAGGCGCAGTTTAGAAATAAAGAAGAGTTTGCTGCTTTGTTTGATAGTGTAAGTGGTAATAAAGGAATTATGCAAACACCTTATAAGGAAGTGAAAGCGGATATAAAGAGTGCGTGGAAGCATTTTACTTATAATACGCACAATACAGATAGAGAAAACATAAAAGGCGGTTTCTTTAAGACTTTTAAAGACCCATTGTTTATCGTAGAACAAGCACGAGAAGGACAAAGTAGTCCTGACAAAGTAGTCCTAGTGTGTATTTCTATAAGCCATTTTATGATGAGAATAAAAAGTTAA
- a CDS encoding tetratricopeptide repeat protein, with protein sequence MAIIEIWSGDFSGIVRHKLKDFMLYVQKSKGLDSALAYRALGLSAKLGVGSEQDYKKALKAFESACKMSDGGSCYNLALMYKNAQGVAQNFGRAKQLLARGCELGYNESCEVAREIEGRLDDESLESMHPEVRAATQECLNNLSYRESSDERALTHDAPNPNHKLTNAQRAQSCATLGFHYWHGIEGYVPKNVSKALSAYTKGCDELEDGYNCYQVALLKMLGQGIPRDMKAALHYALKGCELGNPYSCQSVGNIYELAGQLDQGGAIEPDSTKALKYYKKACDEGVQVACGSYEALRQNVR encoded by the coding sequence ATGGCTATTATTGAGATTTGGAGTGGCGATTTTAGTGGCATTGTGCGCCACAAGCTCAAAGATTTTATGCTCTATGTGCAAAAAAGCAAAGGGCTAGATTCCGCGCTTGCATACCGCGCGCTTGGCTTAAGCGCAAAGCTTGGCGTAGGAAGCGAACAGGACTATAAAAAAGCGCTCAAAGCCTTTGAATCTGCCTGCAAAATGAGCGATGGCGGGAGCTGCTACAATCTTGCGCTCATGTATAAAAACGCCCAAGGTGTGGCGCAAAACTTTGGGCGGGCAAAGCAGCTTCTAGCGCGAGGCTGTGAGCTAGGCTATAATGAATCCTGCGAAGTGGCGCGCGAGATAGAGGGCAGGCTAGATGATGAGAGTTTAGAATCCATGCACCCAGAAGTGCGCGCCGCGACACAGGAGTGCCTCAATAACCTCAGCTATCGTGAAAGCAGCGATGAGCGCGCACTCACACACGATGCGCCAAACCCAAATCACAAGCTCACAAACGCCCAAAGGGCGCAGTCTTGCGCCACGCTTGGCTTTCACTATTGGCACGGGATAGAGGGCTATGTGCCAAAAAATGTGAGTAAGGCGCTCTCTGCCTACACAAAGGGCTGCGATGAGCTTGAGGATGGCTACAACTGCTACCAAGTCGCGCTCCTAAAGATGCTAGGGCAGGGTATCCCGCGCGATATGAAAGCCGCGCTGCATTACGCGCTGAAGGGCTGCGAGCTAGGCAATCCCTACTCCTGCCAGAGCGTGGGCAATATCTATGAACTCGCCGGGCAGCTTGATCAAGGAGGCGCGATAGAGCCAGATTCTACCAAGGCGCTCAAATACTACAAAAAGGCTTGCGATGAGGGCGTGCAAGTAGCGTGCGGAAGCTATGAAGCGCTACGCCAAAATGTGCGGTGA
- a CDS encoding cytochrome d ubiquinol oxidase subunit II — MFFGLDHSQLQVYWWVIESLLGGLLVFLFFVQGGQGLIDRLSANEEEKTLLVSTLGRKWELGFTTLVLFGGAAFAAFPLFYSTSFGGAYWVWLAILFCFIIQAVSYEYRKKEGNLLGSKTYEVFLKINGILGVFLIGVAVSTFFSGAEFHLGGTPVEIESSGALPSFSSSNPYFVSWDSPLRGLEALANPLNYLLGFALVFLSRIVAESYFINALASEAITKRARKDILLNTALFLPFFLGFLAWICLKDGFGVSENGEVQMVANLYLLTFLRYPVILALLVLGVLGVLFGIYKSWRGEKGIFALGFGVVLAVMAVFLNVGLGGAFYPSITDLQSSLTIQNASSSYYTLSVMGYVSLAVPFVLGYIVYVWRAMDRKKLSAQDFKEHSY, encoded by the coding sequence ATGTTTTTTGGACTTGATCATTCCCAGCTGCAAGTGTATTGGTGGGTTATAGAAAGCCTGCTTGGAGGCTTGCTTGTGTTTTTGTTTTTCGTGCAAGGCGGGCAGGGGCTTATTGATAGATTATCCGCCAATGAGGAGGAGAAAACTCTGCTTGTCAGCACATTAGGGCGCAAGTGGGAGCTAGGATTTACTACTTTGGTGCTTTTTGGCGGGGCGGCTTTTGCGGCGTTTCCATTATTTTATAGCACGAGCTTTGGCGGCGCGTATTGGGTGTGGCTGGCGATTCTCTTTTGCTTTATCATTCAAGCGGTGAGCTATGAATACCGCAAAAAAGAGGGCAATCTGCTTGGCAGCAAGACTTATGAGGTGTTTTTAAAGATTAATGGAATTTTGGGCGTGTTTCTTATCGGCGTGGCGGTGAGCACATTTTTTAGCGGTGCGGAGTTTCATTTAGGTGGCACTCCGGTGGAAATAGAATCTAGTGGCGCGCTGCCAAGCTTTTCTTCAAGCAATCCCTACTTTGTGAGTTGGGATTCGCCATTACGTGGCTTAGAAGCACTTGCAAATCCGCTAAACTACCTGCTAGGCTTTGCGCTTGTATTTTTAAGTAGGATTGTGGCGGAGAGCTATTTTATCAACGCGCTTGCGAGCGAGGCGATAACAAAACGTGCACGCAAGGATATTTTGCTTAATACCGCGCTTTTCTTGCCGTTTTTCTTGGGCTTTCTTGCGTGGATTTGCCTTAAAGATGGCTTTGGCGTGAGTGAAAACGGCGAGGTGCAAATGGTGGCAAACCTCTATCTGCTCACATTTTTGCGCTATCCTGTGATTTTGGCGCTCTTGGTGCTTGGCGTCTTAGGCGTGCTTTTTGGGATATATAAGTCTTGGCGCGGGGAGAAGGGGATCTTTGCGCTTGGCTTTGGCGTGGTGCTAGCAGTCATGGCGGTGTTTTTAAATGTTGGGCTTGGCGGGGCGTTTTACCCCTCAATCACGGACTTGCAAAGCTCGCTCACAATTCAAAACGCTAGCTCAAGCTATTATACGCTCTCAGTCATGGGCTATGTGAGCTTGGCGGTGCCTTTTGTGCTAGGCTATATCGTGTATGTCTGGCGCGCGATGGATCGCAAGAAGCTAAGCGCGCAGGACTTCAAAGAGCATTCATACTAA